A stretch of the Bradyrhizobium sp. CCBAU 53351 genome encodes the following:
- a CDS encoding ABC transporter substrate-binding protein has product MNRRELLTLGMIAALPAPVLAQQPNALRRLGVLSVTAADDAIGRTRSMVLVEALAGLGWKERDNLKVHWRSGGGDRARIAQLADELIALKPDILLAVGTPSVEELRRRTTTIPIVFAVVTDPVSQGFVENLAHPGGNVTGFTDYDGPLAGKWLEMLTQVTPKVSRVAVVYNPATAPFAPLMLRTIEDAARTLHVTVEPAPVHDTASIVALASRKADGLLVLPDFFTMANRAHLLAAIAQARVPAVFWSRAFVEEGGLMSYSTDSTEQLRRAASYVDRILKGALAADLPVQNPTKFELAINLKTAKSLGVTLSPDLLALADDVIE; this is encoded by the coding sequence GTGAATCGCCGCGAGCTCCTGACGCTTGGGATGATCGCGGCGCTGCCGGCGCCGGTGCTGGCGCAGCAGCCGAACGCGCTGCGCCGGCTCGGCGTGCTCTCGGTCACGGCTGCCGATGATGCGATCGGCCGCACGCGCAGCATGGTCCTGGTCGAGGCGCTCGCCGGCCTTGGCTGGAAGGAGCGCGACAACCTCAAGGTCCACTGGCGCAGCGGCGGCGGTGACCGCGCCCGCATCGCGCAGCTGGCCGATGAGCTGATTGCGCTCAAGCCCGACATCCTGCTCGCGGTCGGTACGCCCTCGGTCGAGGAGCTGCGCCGGCGCACCACGACGATCCCGATCGTGTTCGCCGTCGTCACCGATCCCGTCAGCCAGGGCTTTGTCGAAAACCTCGCGCATCCCGGCGGCAACGTCACCGGCTTCACCGATTACGACGGCCCCCTGGCCGGCAAATGGCTGGAGATGCTGACGCAGGTCACGCCGAAAGTGTCCCGCGTTGCCGTCGTCTACAATCCCGCCACCGCGCCGTTCGCACCGCTGATGCTGCGCACCATCGAGGATGCGGCCCGGACCCTTCACGTGACGGTCGAGCCCGCGCCGGTGCATGACACAGCCTCGATCGTGGCGCTGGCCTCGCGGAAGGCCGACGGGCTGCTCGTCCTGCCTGACTTCTTCACCATGGCCAACCGCGCGCACCTTCTGGCGGCCATTGCGCAGGCGCGCGTGCCCGCGGTGTTCTGGAGCCGTGCTTTCGTCGAGGAAGGCGGGCTGATGTCCTACAGCACCGACAGCACCGAGCAGCTCCGCCGCGCCGCCTCCTACGTCGACCGTATCCTGAAGGGAGCGCTGGCGGCCGACTTGCCGGTCCAGAATCCCACCAAGTTCGAGCTCGCGATCAACCTCAAGACGGCGAAGTCTCTGGGTGTCACGCTGTCGCCGGATCTGCTCGCACTCGCCGACGACGTCATCGAGTAA
- a CDS encoding SPFH domain-containing protein: protein MSGFDIFAIVLVLLVIVTLLAGVKTVPQGYDWTIERFGKYTQTLSPGLNLIVPYFDRVGRKINMMEQVIDIPEQEVITKDNATVTVDGVAFYQVFDAAKASYEVSNLTQAITVLTMTNIRSVMGAMDLDQVLSHRDEINERLLRVVDAAVSPWGLKVNRIEIKDIVPPADLVEAMGRQMKAERVKRADILAAEGQRQSEILRAEGAKQGQILQAEGRKEAAFRDAEARERSAEAEAKATQMVSEAISKGDVAALNYFIADKYIKAFGQFAEAPNQKIIMLPIEATSMLGSLAGIGEIAKATFGESAASAAAAARRPGSVPPTGSTPPAVPPRQG, encoded by the coding sequence ATGAGCGGTTTCGACATTTTCGCGATTGTTCTGGTCTTGCTCGTCATCGTCACGCTGCTGGCCGGCGTGAAGACGGTGCCGCAGGGCTATGACTGGACCATCGAGCGCTTCGGCAAATACACCCAGACGCTCAGCCCCGGCCTCAATCTGATCGTGCCCTATTTCGATCGCGTCGGGCGCAAGATCAACATGATGGAGCAGGTGATCGACATTCCCGAGCAGGAGGTCATCACCAAGGACAACGCGACCGTGACGGTGGACGGCGTCGCCTTCTACCAGGTGTTCGACGCGGCCAAGGCGAGCTACGAGGTCTCCAACCTGACGCAGGCCATCACCGTGCTGACCATGACCAATATCCGCTCGGTGATGGGCGCGATGGATCTCGACCAGGTGCTGTCGCATCGCGACGAGATCAACGAGCGCCTGCTCCGCGTCGTGGATGCCGCGGTCTCGCCCTGGGGGTTGAAGGTCAACCGCATCGAGATCAAGGATATCGTGCCGCCAGCCGATCTCGTCGAAGCCATGGGCCGTCAGATGAAGGCCGAGCGCGTCAAGCGCGCCGACATCCTCGCCGCCGAAGGCCAGCGCCAGTCGGAGATCCTGCGCGCCGAGGGCGCCAAGCAGGGCCAGATCCTGCAGGCGGAGGGCCGCAAGGAAGCCGCGTTCCGCGACGCCGAGGCCCGCGAGCGTTCTGCGGAGGCGGAAGCGAAGGCCACCCAGATGGTGAGCGAAGCCATTTCCAAGGGCGACGTCGCCGCGTTGAACTATTTCATCGCCGACAAGTATATCAAGGCGTTCGGCCAGTTCGCGGAAGCGCCGAACCAGAAGATCATCATGCTGCCGATCGAAGCCACGAGCATGCTCGGTTCGCTCGCCGGCATCGGCGAGATCGCCAAGGCGACGTTCGGCGAGAGCGCGGCTTCTGCGGCTGCCGCCGCTCGCCGCCCCGGCTCCGTGCCGCCGACCGGCAGCACGCCGCCGGCGGTGCCGCCGCGGCAGGGATAG